Proteins found in one Phoenicibacter congonensis genomic segment:
- a CDS encoding TrkA family potassium uptake protein — MYVVIAGGGKIGFYLAETIIENDNEVAIIEKDEQLCSSLSERLTGRFLVIQGDCCESRILQDAGVDRADVFVASTGQDETNLVSCELADCLFDVPRVVARVNSPRNLRIFREVGIESVSSTSLIGSLILEEALYGSVSITSSLTHGDVILSEHTIPHRRHITENKGIRLGDMELPEGARWVAIETDSDAEVPTEDEILHPGDKVIIISDKSLIPQIRLAFKNL; from the coding sequence ATGTATGTCGTAATTGCCGGAGGCGGAAAGATTGGTTTTTACCTTGCTGAAACGATTATAGAAAACGACAATGAGGTTGCAATCATCGAAAAAGATGAGCAGTTGTGTAGTTCCCTAAGTGAAAGGTTGACCGGCCGGTTTCTAGTTATTCAAGGAGATTGCTGCGAAAGTCGCATATTACAAGACGCTGGCGTTGACCGTGCTGATGTTTTTGTGGCAAGCACAGGTCAAGACGAAACCAATCTTGTTTCTTGTGAGCTGGCTGATTGTCTCTTTGATGTCCCTCGTGTTGTTGCTCGCGTTAACAGCCCTCGCAATTTAAGAATTTTTAGAGAAGTTGGCATCGAGAGCGTATCATCTACAAGCCTCATTGGTTCTCTGATTTTAGAAGAAGCTCTTTATGGCAGCGTTTCAATCACTTCATCCCTAACTCATGGCGATGTGATTTTAAGTGAGCACACAATTCCTCACCGGCGACACATTACAGAGAATAAAGGGATTCGACTTGGTGACATGGAGCTTCCTGAGGGAGCGCGATGGGTTGCAATTGAAACTGACAGTGATGCAGAAGTTCCAACAGAAGATGAAATTTTGCATCCTGGAGATAAAGTAATCATCATTTCAGACAAATCTTTGATTCCTCAAATTCGTTTGGCTTTTAAGAATTTGTAG
- a CDS encoding TrkA family potassium uptake protein, which yields MSNIIVIGCGRVGSQLAEGLSLQGHNVSCIDKNSAAFEALGSDFNGVKIQGLGFDVDTLERAGSEDCDVVVACTQSDDVNLMACEVAKRLCGVDRVIARLYNPTRLEVYEELGIEYICGTTLIAKAILKKVEKPCMS from the coding sequence ATGAGCAATATTATTGTCATAGGGTGCGGTCGAGTGGGTTCTCAACTAGCTGAAGGGCTGTCGTTGCAAGGGCACAACGTTTCTTGTATCGACAAGAATTCCGCAGCTTTTGAGGCCCTTGGCTCCGATTTTAACGGCGTCAAAATTCAAGGCTTAGGGTTTGATGTTGACACTCTTGAGCGAGCTGGTTCAGAAGATTGCGATGTTGTGGTTGCATGCACCCAAAGCGACGACGTCAATCTCATGGCTTGTGAAGTCGCAAAACGTTTGTGCGGAGTTGATAGGGTTATCGCACGACTTTACAATCCAACTCGTCTTGAAGTTTATGAAGAACTTGGTATTGAATACATTTGCGGCACAACACTCATTGCAAAAGCAATTCTAAAGAAGGTAGAAAAGCCATGTATGTCGTAA
- the gltX gene encoding glutamate--tRNA ligase, whose translation MSNNQVRVRFAPSPTGMLHIGGARTAIYNWAFARAQGGKFILRIEDTDRERSTDENTQIILRALKWLGLDWDEGPEIGGEFGPYFQTERMQTYKDALYKLIESGDAYPCFCTKEELDAKREKANKEQGGYAGYDGTCRHLSAEEAKRRIEAGQPHVWRLKVPKDHAPITFDDEVYGHMEFPCDVMDDLILVRTDGMPTYNFAVVCDDSNMRITHVVRGDDHLSNTPRQILIYEALGLEVPTFAHLPMILGSDGKKLSKRHGATNVEEYRDAGYLPDVMVNFLALLGWSLDGETTIIPRDVLTQKFSLNRINKKDCIFDETKLDWMNGAYIRDMDVDSWANVALPWIKKTEGAKTSHINVDIDFAKSICPLLIERMVRFNEIPKKIEYFFWDDSVVLDEKSVNKVLLKEGARADEALRIAMSVLTDESNSWEFEPLQEKVKALGEKAGLKPKLIFQPIRVAVCGNMVSPPLFESIVLMKREDVIARIQFVLDKFFA comes from the coding sequence ATGTCGAACAATCAAGTGCGCGTTAGATTTGCGCCTTCACCAACAGGGATGCTTCACATTGGTGGCGCAAGAACTGCTATTTATAACTGGGCTTTTGCTAGGGCACAGGGCGGAAAGTTTATTCTTCGAATTGAGGACACTGATCGCGAACGTTCTACCGACGAAAACACACAAATTATTCTTCGTGCTTTGAAGTGGCTTGGTCTTGACTGGGACGAAGGTCCTGAGATTGGCGGTGAATTTGGTCCCTATTTTCAGACTGAGCGCATGCAAACATACAAAGATGCTCTTTACAAACTCATCGAGAGCGGAGATGCTTATCCTTGCTTTTGTACAAAAGAAGAACTCGATGCGAAACGCGAAAAAGCCAACAAAGAACAAGGCGGCTATGCTGGATATGATGGCACCTGCAGACATCTTTCTGCTGAAGAGGCAAAGAGAAGAATTGAAGCAGGACAACCTCATGTTTGGCGACTAAAAGTGCCAAAAGACCATGCTCCAATAACATTTGATGACGAAGTTTATGGTCACATGGAATTTCCTTGTGACGTTATGGACGATTTAATTCTTGTTAGAACCGACGGAATGCCAACATATAACTTTGCGGTTGTGTGTGACGATTCAAACATGAGAATCACTCATGTAGTTAGGGGTGACGATCATCTTTCTAACACTCCTAGACAAATTTTAATTTATGAAGCGCTAGGCCTTGAAGTGCCAACTTTTGCGCATCTGCCAATGATTTTGGGAAGTGATGGAAAAAAGCTCTCAAAACGCCATGGTGCAACTAATGTTGAAGAATATCGCGATGCTGGGTATTTGCCTGATGTAATGGTTAATTTTCTTGCGTTGCTCGGATGGTCTCTTGATGGTGAAACAACAATTATTCCGCGTGATGTTTTGACGCAAAAATTCTCATTGAACCGCATCAACAAAAAAGACTGTATCTTTGATGAGACTAAGCTTGACTGGATGAACGGCGCCTACATTCGGGATATGGATGTTGATTCATGGGCAAACGTTGCGCTTCCTTGGATTAAAAAAACAGAAGGCGCTAAAACATCTCACATTAATGTTGACATCGATTTTGCAAAGAGCATTTGTCCTCTTTTAATCGAAAGAATGGTACGTTTTAACGAAATTCCTAAAAAGATTGAATATTTTTTCTGGGACGATTCTGTTGTGCTTGATGAGAAATCTGTCAACAAAGTTCTTTTAAAGGAAGGTGCTCGTGCCGATGAGGCTTTGCGCATTGCAATGTCTGTTCTCACTGACGAATCGAATTCATGGGAATTCGAGCCATTGCAGGAAAAAGTTAAGGCCCTAGGAGAAAAGGCAGGCCTTAAGCCAAAGTTGATTTTTCAACCAATCAGAGTAGCTGTGTGTGGAAACATGGTTTCACCTCCTTTGTTTGAGTCTATTGTTCTCATGAAGAGGGAAGACGTGATTGCAAGAATCCAGTTTGTCCTAGACAAATTTTTTGCATAA